The genomic segment GCAACCGCCCTCTTGCgcaatcttttgaaaaatgtaatgaaataCCAGTTGTGTTGCACATTAGATAGGCACAGTggcacacaaacaaacacacttAGATCTAAGCTAAATAACAACGCTTTATAGATAAAGATTTTCGGGATCGCCAGATTATGTGCTCCTATGGTACTTTTTGTGCCCAGTcacaaattattattgttcaCATTCGTGATTTAAATATTGCTTGCAGGTTATAGTTACATTGTTATacagaaaagaattaatgaaGTAGAAACAGGTCTTAAACCACGATTCAGATAATAATTGAGTCACAGAATTAGGAAGCCAGTGGTTTCAGAGAAAAAGACATTTCATTTCTCGTAGAcatatagggctgttcgacatcttttttaacatttgttgccatcgtggcaacgcagcaacTCATGTATTTTTGTCTGCTACGAGTGACTTGTGTTTGTTCTgcgaaatatgaatttttttgaaaaatagtgaTAGAAAAGGGGGTTGTTTTGAAGTTGTgatgtgttttatttatatattagtTCGTTATAGTGTTAGTGTTTAACTATGTCACTGTCTAATTATGCCAGTGGACTTAGTATTGAGGCCAAAACACGTTATTTGGGAAAGTTATTTGTGcagacaacaatttcaagagaaaaacattccACGAATCGTGCATCAAGTCGCAAACTAATCccccaaaaagaataacaaagcTTTGGAAGTATGACACTTGCAAGAAAGCTGCTCGTGCCGTAGCAGCCGCAGCggcaaaagcaaagaaaaataacttacCGGTCGTTCCTAGTAACAGTCAAGTTCAGAGAACAGCACTTTCCAATATAACCTCAATCAGTAGGCCCTAGTGAGCGAAAAGATACAATTTGTGTACCTTcctttgtaaaaaagaaaatctccatttgtgaaaatgttgtgtttgattaaattattacgaagaaaatggtaatatgtttgtgccCCTGTTAACCAAGGTTAATACATCAagtatttattgaaaatttttggtttattatGACAATTATTCACCTAAACACACTACAGTAAGGGTACAACAGATGAACACGAAAACTGAAGTTGTTAGTGATGAATCACCGGAAGTAAATTCGACGTCCCTGATGGATTgacttgaattatttaatGCAGCTGAAAATTATAAGTAATGAACCAAAATATTACTTTcattaattacaaaattacattttaaaacattactTACGCAATGCATCAAAGGTGGTTTCAACCGTTATGATAGTTTCATCATCGGCAGTTGAAGTCATGTCAAAAGTTTCCGTACTTGTTGTTACATCGTTCAAGGATGGGATTGGATGAGAATCACTTATTAGAAGTGTATCTTCAATTAATGCAACATCTTCATCGAAACTGTTTGAGGTATCTTCAGTTGCAGTTTCAACATCTATCAATGGAGGTGTATCAGCCTTGTCAAAAGCAACATTGTTACGTACTTGATGATCACCATCTGTAATGACAAAATAGTTCATTCATTAAAACAACATATAGGAATGTTTTTTAcacatgaaatgaataatgcaATACCTAGAAATTGTTTCGTCTTATTTGATCCCACATTTATAGAGGGTGCCCAATCAACATGTTTTTTGTGGAATTCTCCACTCGGCTTTCCTGTAAGCATTTCACAAATTGTAAGATAATAGTCAATAATTGTTAGTATTAACCTATAAATACCTGTAACAAAGTGATCCGAACACACatagatatttttcaagttggtgTGGATGATGTAATTCATTCTCTCCAACCACAAGTCTCGCCTTACACCCTCCTTTGGTAAACTATACAGTTTTACACTTGCACTTTTCAGGTTACGGCAATTTCACACTTTGCACCATCTACTCACAGAACCTTTTTTAGTATTCATTATGCAGAATACCTATCAATtagataatttaaaattttgtgattGTTTTAATCTGAATACAAACTTTCAAATTTCACAGAATAAACAAGTCACTCGTAGCAGACAAAAATACATGAgttgctgcgttgccacgatggcaacaaatgttaaaaaagatgtcgaacagccctataaaTGTAGGGAAGAAAAACATGTAACCCTAGCAGTACACAGACAGCGACTTCATACAAACACGGCATCTCTAGATCATCGGCATATTTTATTACTTCCCAACGCAGTATCAAATGCTCTCTACATAGGCCGGATCACGACATGTTACATGATACTATGTATGTTAGATAATATTCTATCTCGGACtaagaaatgttttctattaccaactgaaagaaattttatataaacattaaataaaaagaaaaaaaaaatttagactCAATTAGTTGGGTAATTTCTTGGTATTTCGTAAATCTTAtatcgttatttttattatttctatcaATGGCAGTTTTTGAAGGTCGGGTCAAAATAGATACCTTAACGAAGACGTAACCCGAAAAATAGGAACTATTGCGATAATTGATGTACACACTTTGCATAATAAATACAACTACAGACGTTAGAGGTAATAGTTGGCTATATGTCTGTATATTTCACCCAATTACATTGagatattgaaaaaattaaaattccagAAGTGTTGCCTCCGCATTTGCAGCAGCAATCAGGAATATGGCCAAAACGACGGACACAAGATCGATCACAATAAATTTGGtacatcaaaacaaaatatactTGGAAAAAGTAAACAGTGAAATCAATCATCGGCAGTTTTGATGAGACAAATAAGAGCGCGACGATAATCACCGGAAGTTTCGCTCTATAAAATGCCGATGTTGTAGATCGCAAAGGTTGCATattgagatttttaaaaagtcagtCAGTCAGAAAGATTGTGCATGTAAAGTACAGAAATAGTTTAGAGATTCATTTACCTGGACTGAGCTAAGAAGTGTTTTGCAATAGATGCGCTCATATTCCGATTTGATGTTGACCAAATCAATTTCGGAACGATCGACGATGATGCGGATCAGAGCACTGTCATTTGTCCCCAATCCTTTCATGGCTAGCTCCAGACGGTGGGCAAAAAAAGCTGGTCGGTTGTGAACAATTTCCACTGAAACGTTCAAAGTGTTAAATTTAAAGTTGATTTTGACTACGGGATCGCAAATAATCAATGACCGGAGGCATACCAATGTCCTTAAGACCATGCAAGAGATCTCCAGACATTTCGGATTTGAGAGCCtgttcaattgtttttccGGAAATCTTCTTGTACATTTTAAACATCTCGGAAGTCTGACGACGACATTGGGCGGCAAAGCCAAAGACGTCTACGAAGACGTTTTCGTCTGTCCcgatttttccttctcctacAATAGTTAATTTGAAACTTGtaataaataatgataaacCCCCATATGAGTTATATTTACCAGCGGTGTAAAGATTTCGTGCGTCTTCTTGGGCTTTAACTGGATCATAAGCAAAATCTCCATGGccacttgtttgatcactctTTCTCTATAAATGTTTATACATCCCCATAAATATCACAAATTGGacgtttaattaaaatggaaacGACCGAACCTGTAGAGCGTTGAGAAGCAATTGTTGAAATGGCCCCGAAGTATCTTTAATTCAGAATAAGTTATTAAAAGGATAGGCTACTATTACATTACGGAATAGGGTTGGACACGTTTGAAAAATATGTGATTACCTTCTCGGACATCCTTTTCCAAGGGAGTATTGTACACTGATTGAAATcgatagaaaaatttaatattattatcgATTATTATTTTGCTAATCTATGTGTTGAATCTAAATATATTACAACACTCGTAGGCCAAAGCAATCCTTGTTATCTCATCGTAGGGGCGGGAGAAGAGGACTTCCACCAAAACGTCCTCATTAGTGCCAACTCCCTTCATTGCTTTGTTTAGAAGCTTGGCGCAGTGTACTTCCGGTGGCATCATCATGCTCAAAATGAGCTTCTTGAAATTGCCACTCAGTTCACTCTTGAAATCAGCAATGATATCCTGTTAATCAAACGCATTTCAATCAACAATGAAATCTCAttttataagaaaattaaaggtTACTCGATTGAATTGGAGTTTGAATGCTTTCGAAATACTCTGGCGCTGGGCGTTGGATCGATAGCAAAGAATGTCGATGATGGCTTCTTCATTCGTACCAAATCCCTTCATGGCAGCCCGCctgaataatttgaaatgcCAGATAATTTAATTCccatccaaaataaaaacctgattTTCTAAAGATTAAAATGggaaatatttacaatttttgggCGTCGGTCATTGCATTGAATTCGGCTTCGGGCAATACAGTTGGTAGTTCCTATTCAGTCAGTTGAAACAACAATTATAAAATTTGAGAATTTTTAGTTTAGTAGGtcacttgaaaaatattttcttataatcAGTCAATGTAAAATTGCCGAATGGATTCACCGTGAATATAATTTGATGAAACGCAtatgaaatacaaaattaagagAGAGTGGAACTCACCTTTGTGTAATCATTATTTTCACCAGCCCACGTTAGCGACactaaaaaccaaacaaaaaattaatcttgAGTTGTCATTAAAGACGTATAAAGTTTCATTAGTTTTGAACTTACTAGTTGCAGATTATGAAGAAAACTAACAGGGAGTGAATAGAACACACGTCTGCTGTggactgtaaaaaaatatgtaaatctACTGGTGAACCTTGACGAGCTGGCCTTGAAGGGATGAGGAACAAGGCGGAAACAAGTTTCCATTGAGACAACACCCTTGAGAGCCTCGGgatgttatttttgttatatttgaAAGTTCGTTACAGCTTCACCATATATGTGTCCCATTACTATCCCGTATTGACTAATCAAAGTTAATTATAAGAAATGAATTAAGTATGATTTTATTCATCCGCGTTTTCTTCCCCCAATTCAGAACCAACAATCAATGAACGCAGAACAggaactaaaagaaaaaagtgatcgCAGGCGTATGAAGATTTGTATATGCAAATATGTATTTCCcttgtcaaaacaaaaaagaagcgcTTTTTTATCAGTGTCCACCATGCATAATAGCCGTACAAATTTCCCCTCAAGTTCTCAGCTGCagttacataaaaaatattggcGGTACTGCAATTTCGTGATTGAGAGCGGGGGGTCCGATGAGAGCAAGGAGGGAGCGGCGGTAGTCGCCAGAAGTTGCATTCTGCGAATTAATGAAATTGCActtgtcatttatttttcggcagtcaaaagaaatttgtgtcgcatccatattttttattacctcGACTGAACCATAAAGTGTTTTGCCATATATGCGTTCGTACTCTAACTTGATGTTGGCCAAATCAATTTCACTTCGACTGACGATGATGCGGATTAGAGTGTTGTGATCGGTACTCAATCCTCTCATGGCCAATTCTAAACGCTCGGCAAAATACGCCGGTCGGTTGCGAACTATTTTAACTgtttgaaaggaaaatatatactgtacaaaatttgtgtttaatcACATCAATATCAAAGAGAATGAACCTATTTcaagaagacaaaataaaatgtcttcaGACACTTGGGATTTGAGAGTCTCTTCAATTGGTTCTCCGGAAATTTTGGCATACTCTTGGAAAATAACCGAAGTCAGACGACGCCTTTGAATGGCATAGCTCAAAATGTTAACGAAAGGATTTTCGTCCGTGCTGCTGTGCTCTTTTCCTACTTAATCTTCTTTTGTAGAGCTAAATTTGTTATCAAATGTTTGTTGGTTTGCCTATATCTACCTTTGTCGAGCAAAAGTTTAGCCTCTTCTTGTGCGCTAGCGACTGAGTCAGAATCTATTGTCGGATCTTTAATTTCCTAAATTAATCCCAATCCCAGTTATTCATCAGTATGCTCATTTAAAACTCAAATGATTTTACCTGAAGGGATTTGAGAAATATCTTTTGAACCCGACCGGAAAtatctaaatttgaaaatacgATGAGTAGcctataaatattttgtttcaccacATTGATTGCTATtgcaatataaatttttttaccttgctTAATTTCCCTTTTCAGATCGATTTTGTACTCTGTtttcagaagagaaaaaaaaaatattacgcaACAAGACAAAATATGTTTgagaattttagaaaatgttaCTGGTGTTGTAAGCGTTTGCGATTTTTACGACTTCTTCGTAGGACCGGGTGAAGAGGATTTCCGCCATGACATCTTTGTAAatgtatttattgttatataattgattataataattatgtaaacacttttatttgtgttcgATCATACTTGTCTCGTAGGCTGAGGCTAGGCTCAGAGTTTCCGAGTCGGATCCAAAGAGGCTGATGTCCTCCAAGAGAGCCTCTTTTCTTGCAAATTTCTTGATGGCTTCGTGTAGTTCCTTGGCACAGTATTCTACCGCAGGCAACATCAGGCTGGTAATAACACTTTTGAATTTGCCGCTCACTTCGCTCTTTAGATCAGCAACTAAATCCTGTTTAACAGAATGCCAATTTTGGTCAAATTAAATGCGCAACTCAAAGTCTGATCGAGTCTGGTTTTATCccgttttaaatttatatagcGCTTATTTTGTTAGTTTTATCCTGTTGATGTCAAATGTTCGCAGCAAATATTTTCAGACTGATATTCGCGCGATAGAGAAAAAGGAACTATAGAAAAGAGTTACCCGATTGAATTCAATGTTGAATGCTTCAGAAATGGCTTGACGTTGGGCGTTTGATCGGTGGCAAAGAACGTCGATGATGACTTTTTCATTTGTACCGAGGCCTTTCATCGCAACTCGACTGAAAAGCATTGATTtgttaatcaaaataattcataacaaaaatggaaaaacaattaCAGTGCTCTGGCGTCAGCCATCGCGTCAAACAAAGTTGCCGGTAAAGAAATCACAGTTGGTACTTCCTAGACGCATCATGAATAATGTGCAAAAATTAAgatatttacacaaatttgGGAATCTATCTACTCACCTTCATGTGCCCATTATTTTCAGGATCACTGGGCAACGACACTGAAAACGAAAAAGCACAGCAGTGAAATAGAAATTCCAAATTGAAGTCTCCTCATTTGCGTTATACTTACTTTGAAGAATATGTATGACTGTGTGGGCTCgataaaattgtgaaaaaaagagagtagGAAATCGATTCGTGTCTTCCAGCTTGAGGGATAGACAGCTCATTAAAAACCTtgcggggaaaaaaatggagagcGTGTACCTTAGTAACAACAAGCGGTTGACCAAGACAAAACTGGTTTTCAGGGTTTGTGCAAAAGTGAACACACCCTGAAAAAAATCCCCGAACCATTTCGCAATTAACATTCACCACAAGTCTACGTTTGTCCAGTCCATTTACTTTGCAGATTCACCAAAATTACCTCAAGCGTCAAGAATGGAATAAAAACTCTGAGGCTCCCAGAGAGATCATTGATTCACCATGACTGGGAGGTAAATTATAGTCGAGAGacaaaaatgacttttttccAGCTTAAtccatgtttatttttcagtcaACATGCACAAGattatgaagaaaagaaactttaaaAACGAGTATCCATCATGTGAAAATAGAAACCAGTATCTCGTCTCATTTTTGCCATTTTACATGTTAAGCGGATAGAAAGATAAATATTAAGAAAGATAATGGCgatcgaaaaatgttttccggTTTCAAAGTAAAAAGTCAACACACGATTCACTAGACGgatcacaaataaaataatggaGTTGCGACTTCGCTACTAAAAGAAGGAGGGCCAATGAGAGCCAGCAAAGCTCGCTTGTAATCGCCAGACGTTTCACTCTAAAAATAAGAGATCCATTATTGTTATAATTATATTCGTCTTCTTATCCAATAAGCGCATGCCGTTAGAAATTACCTCGACTGAGCTGTGAAGTGTTTTATGATAGATCCGTTCGTATTCCACTTTGGTATTAACCAAATCGATTTCACAGCGACTGACGATGATGCGGATTAGAGCGTCGTCATTGGTACCCAAACCTTTCATGGCCAATTCTAAACGCTCAGCGAAAAAGGCCGGTCGGTTGCGGATGATTTTGACtgtcgaaaaaaacaaaattctggAGTTCGTTGTGATCCGAatgcaattaattattttaaaagatacCCATATCAAGTAAACCATTATAAATTTCGCCAGACATCTCCGAGGTGATGGCttgttcaattgtttttcctGATATTTTGGTGTATTCTTGAAAAATGGCGGAAGTTTGTCGACGCCTTTGAGCGGCAAAACCCAAAATGTCAACGAAAGCGTTTTCGTCGGTCCCGATTTGACCCTCACCTGTAATAATAAGGATTTGCTAGAAAACAATTACAGTCGTGGTCTAAAATGTTAAATGATTTTTACCGGCTTTAAAGAGAATTCTGGCTTCCTCTTGTGCCTTGGCCGAGTGATAAGTATTTTCTCCGCCATCCATGACCGAGTCCGTGCATTTctgtgacaaaaaaaaagtcgaaattgttttctacttttccAGAGTTTGAATCTAAAAATTCTCAAACCTTGAGAGTGTTGAGAAGAAATCGCCTAAATGACCCGGAAGtatctgatttaaaaaaaactcaagtTAGCAATATTAcataatagattttattattaatttctaaCAAAAGGATACTGTACCTTCCTTGATATCGTCGTCCAGAGATTTTCCGTacactaaaaataaaacaagaaaaaaatattgctgaTGTGTGGATATAATAAAGAGCACTCAATGTAAATATTACTGCTTTTATAGGTAGCTGCAATCTTCATTAATCCGTCATAGGAATAAGCGCAAAGGATTTCTACCAGAACGTCGTCACTAGTTCCAATCCCTTTGATGGCTTTGCGCAAATGTTTGGCCAAGTACTTATCCTTTGGCATCATCAGACCGACGATGAGATCCTCGAAATCGCCACTCAATTCGCTCTTTAGATCAGCAATTAAATCCTGTTTGTAAATAAGCGCGTGAAAAATAATAGGATGTGATTGGCATGAGCACAAATGTATCGTTACCCTACCCGACCAAATTCCTTGTGATACATTTCCGCGATGGCCAAGCGCTGGGCATTGGATCGCTTGCACAAAATGTTGATGATGGATTGTTCGTCCGTGCCGAATCCCTTCATGGCAATTCGCCtgaaaaatttacatattAAGACattccgtgttttttttttttttaaattagaatttGCAACGTATAACTGCAAttcgaatgaaagaaataatttacaatgCCTTGGCGTCGGACAGCGGATCGAACAAGGTGATTGGATGCACAGTTGGGAATTcctaataaacaataaaaccTGTTTTTGAATTGAGTTTCTAAAATATTGGTGGTTGCTTTTATGGTCTTATGGTTATTACTAGTCAACGAAACATAGCTTTTATATCTACAGCGCCCTCTTGTATAAATTCGTGGTTGCACCGTTATGATTAGCAAATTTTCGGGTAAATACGTGGGTAGATATGTGGGTGGATGTTACACAATGTACTTCTCACGTTGGGGATTCCCCcaaaattaatcatttaacACTGCAGTACCTAGCCGAAACATTAATGCCAGGTACCCACATTTGTTTGGCCATATGACAAAGTTTCATCAAGGTATAGAATTCTAATTTAGGCTATGGCCTAGAGGGTATGAATCTCAAATTAGCCTTATTCctttgtgttaaaaaaagaagatacaGCATTTGGAAATGACGCAGTATTGCAcaacttaaaattttaaaaagatactAATTACCTTCACGTACTCCCCATAATCGCCACACCATAGTGTCATTTCTGTTTTCGAATTATTAGCGGCTGGATGCGATGAAAtcactaaaaaagaaaacacaactATAAAATTGTATAGACGAATCAGAAACCAGGGGTTGAAGAAATAAGACTGAATAAAACACACGTCTGTCTAGCAGGTGGAGCAACATTAAATTAATCCAGTTTTCAGAAAACTCTGTTTCACAATTGAAGGTTATCAAGCCACAGTTGAAAACAAGTTCCTTAAAAGGGTGAAAAGTGACAACGAAATGGGGGAAAACGTAAGCTTCCCTCTGggcattctttttttattcacaagATTATTCGAATGATACATGTCGATCCGCTGTTAGACAGTATTTGGAATCGGACCAAAATTGAGTTGAGACGAAGATATGAtgaaaatcatatttttttaaagctcaTCAGCGGTTATTCTTGTTATGTAACAAGTCCTTCTCTCTGCCTGCGAGATCTTAgatatgtaaattttaaatcgaaaGATGAATACCTTCAGCtgttttcctcatttttgtttggtttcgtCTTCCTTATTTGGATAAGGAGAACAATTTACTTTGAACAAGTTCATTTTCGTTTCAGATTTGACAATATCATTTGTATTCAACAATACACAGCTCGAAAATGAGcttattattagttattagCTTACAGCGGAAGCAATGGGATATATGTGCAGCGGATcatatgaatttttaaaatcatttatgCAGGAGAACGattttaaagttgtttttccttaattttttctttggagtTGAGGTTGTCAAAAAAGATTGGCCAGAATTTTGATCATGAAAACCAAACGTGTTTTGTGTCGGGTCGCGCAATTAACGCCAAATTACAGTATCTGTTAACGTCCAAAATATTTGTTCCAATTAATTCTGAAATTTCCGTATGGTTTCTCTTATGTGCCAGCCTAAGGATTGCTGCGATTGGTACCATGGGATCTGTCTGTCAGACAGAGAAGTCAAAGAACAACAGGATGATGGCGATGGCATCGACTTCACCAGCTGCTCCATTCCAATAATCGTTAGAAGAGAGCGACGATAATAACCGGATGTTTCTTCCTATAAACACAGttgaaaaatccaattaaTTGGAATCGATAgattttcgtaatttttatacattttcaGAAAGAAAACGTGATAAGAATACGAATTAACCTTGACTGCGCTAAATAGTGTTTTTCCATAGATGCGTTCATATTCGAACATTATGTTGAGCAAATCGATTTCACAGCGACTGACGATGATGCGGATTAGAGAGTTGTCATCAGTACCCAAACCTTTATTGACATTAATGCATGCTGGTTAATGAATTGCATAATAATACAAATCGTATAATTTTTACCTTTCATGGCGCGGTGTAACCTTTCGGCAAAATAAAGCGCTCGATTGTTAACGGCTTTCACTGCAAGGAAAACACCCAAAACATGAAGCGctcgtaataaaaataaacatcaaTTAGGGGAAACGTACCAATTGTTAAAAGGCTGTTGAGTAGGACACCGGACGTTTGAGATTTCAGAGTCTCTTCAATTGATTTACCAGAAATCCGCTGGTACTCGTGAAAGATTAGACAAGTCTGATGACGCCTTTGAGCGGCATAGCCGAAAATGTCAAGGAAGGCATTTTCGTCCGTTCTGAAATTTCCCTTCACTTTTTGTTTGGATATTTGAacatttaaatcttaatcATTGTCAAGATGCAGTTTGCCTTATTACCTGCTTTGAAGATAATTCGTGCCTGTTGGCTTGCTATGTCAGGATCGTAAGCAAAATCACCATAACCGCATGATTGGTCGTTCAATTtctacaaatttaatttcgtgTAAATATCATCAATAACATAAGGCATTAAGGCTAGATGAAAAATATGCCAACCTGAAGGATAAGTAAGAGCAATCGCTGATATGACCCACACGTTTCTgattaagaattaaaaactcaatagtaattattttcaaccaactataaagaaaattaccttttttaatgTCGCTTGCAAGAGAAGAGTCGTACACTGTTATTTAAGAGAAGAGAACCCAACAGGTAGAATtcgtttttaaataatttaaaatctaaaaatcttATACTGTCTTCGTAAGCGGTAGCGATCTTTGCGACTTCTTCGTGGGATCGGGAGCAAAGGATTTCCACCAGGACATCGTGGGATTTACTCCTGAAAGCTTTGTGCAATTGATGTGCGCAGTACCTTTCCGTAGGCATCATGAGGCCGACAATCACATTTTCAAAGTTGCCGCTCAGATCACTTTTGAGATCAGCAATCAAGTACTGGAAAGAAAGTCGGTCATTGAACTCATTTTGCGCATCGGAAAAAGCCTAAAGGTCTACATCAATTGTATCCGCCAAAGAAAGCGAGGCAGGTGTCAACGTGAAACCGCTCAGCTCACTCATTGCAAACCGTGTCAGAAACCGCGGGAATTGAAAGTAGGACAAGGAAAGCAGTCGTGTTTTAATTGCTACATGTAGTCCACTGTTTATACTGCGTATGTCGCATCAGAAATGgatcaaaatgtaaaaagaaatctttttttactcGGAAGAATGTGCGGTGGTAACATTCGATTATGATCTGGCGCTGGGCGGAGGATCGTTGGCACAGTATGTTGAGAATAACCTGCTCGTCCGTTCCGAATCCCTTCACAGCTGCTCTTCTACTCGGGGAAATCCCACAAATGTGTTGTGAAATTAGCAATCAAAATAAACAGGAAGTAAAGAagtgagaaaataaatattttacaat from the Daphnia pulex isolate KAP4 chromosome 1, ASM2113471v1 genome contains:
- the LOC124188754 gene encoding annexin B10-like — its product is MSLTWAGENNDYTKELPTVLPEAEFNAMTDAQKLRAAMKGFGTNEEAIIDILCYRSNAQRQSISKAFKLQFNRDIIADFKSELSGNFKKLILSMMMPPEVHCAKLLNKAMKGVGTNEDVLVEVLFSRPYDEITRIALAYECLYNTPLEKDVREDTSGPFQQLLLNALQRKSDQTSGHGDFAYDPVKAQEDARNLYTAGEGKIGTDENVFVDVFGFAAQCRRQTSEMFKMYKKISGKTIEQALKSEMSGDLLHGLKDIVEIVHNRPAFFAHRLELAMKGLGTNDSALIRIIVDRSEIDLVNIKSEYERIYCKTLLSSVQSETSGDYRRALICLIKTADD
- the LOC124188656 gene encoding annexin B10-like isoform X2, whose amino-acid sequence is MSCLSLKLEDTNRFPTLFFSQFYRAHTVIHILQMSLPSDPENNGHMKEVPTVISLPATLFDAMADARALRVAMKGLGTNEKVIIDVLCHRSNAQRQAISEAFNIEFNRDLVADLKSEVSGKFKSVITSLMLPAVEYCAKELHEAIKKFARKEALLEDISLFGSDSETLSLASAYETNVMAEILFTRSYEEVVKIANAYNTKYKIDLKREIKQDISGRVQKIFLKSLQEIKDPTIDSDSVASAQEEAKLLLDKGKEHSSTDENPFVNILSYAIQRRRLTSVIFQEYAKISGEPIEETLKSQVSEDILFCLLEIVKIVRNRPAYFAERLELAMRGLSTDHNTLIRIIVSRSEIDLANIKLEYERIYGKTLYGSVENATSGDYRRSLLALIGPPALNHEIAVPPIFFM
- the LOC124188656 gene encoding annexin B10-like isoform X1, with the translated sequence MSCLSLKLEDTNRFPTLFFSQFYRAHTVIHILQMSLPSDPENNGHMKEVPTVISLPATLFDAMADARALRVAMKGLGTNEKVIIDVLCHRSNAQRQAISEAFNIEFNRDLVADLKSEVSGKFKSVITSLMLPAVEYCAKELHEAIKKFARKEALLEDISLFGSDSETLSLASAYETNVMAEILFTRSYEEVVKIANAYNTKYKIDLKREIKQDISGRVQKIFLKSLQEIKDPTIDSDSVASAQEEAKLLLDKVGKEHSSTDENPFVNILSYAIQRRRLTSVIFQEYAKISGEPIEETLKSQVSEDILFCLLEIVKIVRNRPAYFAERLELAMRGLSTDHNTLIRIIVSRSEIDLANIKLEYERIYGKTLYGSVENATSGDYRRSLLALIGPPALNHEIAVPPIFFM
- the LOC124197441 gene encoding uncharacterized protein LOC124197441 isoform X1, which encodes MNYIIHTNLKNIYVCSDHFVTGKPSGEFHKKHVDWAPSINVGSNKTKQFLDGDHQVRNNVAFDKADTPPLIDVETATEDTSNSFDEDVALIEDTLLISDSHPIPSLNDVTTSTETFDMTSTADDETIITVETTFDALPALNNSSQSIRDVEFTSGDSSLTTSVFVFICCTLTVVCLGE
- the LOC124188701 gene encoding annexin B10-like, with the protein product MTLWCGDYGEYVKEFPTVHPITLFDPLSDAKALRIAMKGFGTDEQSIINILCKRSNAQRLAIAEMYHKEFGRDLIADLKSELSGDFEDLIVGLMMPKDKYLAKHLRKAIKGIGTSDDVLVEILCAYSYDGLMKIAATYKSMYGKSLDDDIKEDTSGSFRRFLLNTLKKCTDSVMDGGENTYHSAKAQEEARILFKAGEGQIGTDENAFVDILGFAAQRRRQTSAIFQEYTKISGKTIEQAITSEMSGEIYNGLLDMVKIIRNRPAFFAERLELAMKGLGTNDDALIRIIVSRCEIDLVNTKVEYERIYHKTLHSSVESETSGDYKRALLALIGPPSFSSEVATPLFYL
- the LOC124197441 gene encoding uncharacterized protein LOC124197441 isoform X2 encodes the protein MNYIIHTNLKNIYVCSDHFVTGKPSGEFHKKHVDWAPSINVGSNKTKQFLDGDHQVRNNVAFDKADTPPLIDVETATEDTSNSFDEDVALIEDTLLISDSHPIPSLNDVTTSTETFDALPALNNSSQSIRDVEFTSGDSSLTTSVFVFICCTLTVVCLGE